The Microbacterium limosum sequence CGCGCCCTCGAGGGCGATCGGGTAGCCCACGTGGCGACCGAGGAACAGCACCGATCGGGTGTCGGCCATCCAGTGGGCGAGCTGCTCGATCCGCTCCTGCTCGCGCTCGAGGATGCGGGCGATCTTTCCGGGGATCGCCTCGAGCTCGAGCACCTGCATCGACTCCTCGGTGCCGCTGCGGGCCCATCCGCGCACCCGCGCGATGTGCAGGCCCAGCAGATACAGCGCCGTGATCTGCGCGACGAAGGCCTTGGTGGAGGCGACTGCGACCTCGGGGCCGGCGTGCGTGTAGACGATGGCGTCGGACTCGCGCGGGATCGTCGCGCCCTGCGTGTTGCAGATCGACAGCGTCTTCGCGCCGCGCTCGCGCGCGTACTTGACGGCCATGAGCGTGTCCATCGTCTCGCCGGACTGGCTGATGGAGACGACGAGCGTGCCGGGGTCGAGCACGGGATCGCGGTAGCGGAACTCGTGCGCCAGCTCGACGTCGACGGGGATGCGCGTCCACTGCTCCAGCGCGTACTTGCCCACGAGCCCCGCGTAGGCGGCCGTGCCGCAGGCGATCACGATGATTCGGGAGACGTTCGTGAAGAGCTCGTCCATCCCGTCCAGCTCGGGGATGACCACGTGGCCGTCGCGCACGCGCCCCCGCAGGGTGTTCGCCACGGCGTCGGGCTCCTCCGAGACCTCCTTGGCCATGAACGACGACCAGCCGCCCTTGTCGGCCGCCGAGGCATCCCACGTCACCTCGAAGGGCTCGACGTCGACGGCCTCGCCGAAGAAGTCGGTGACGGTCACGCCGTCGGGCGTGATCGCGACGATCTGGTCCTGCCCGATCGCGAGGGCCCGGCGCGTGTGCTCCACGAAGGCGGCGACGTCCGAGCCGAGGAAGTTCTCCCCCTCCCCCAGGCCGATCACGAGCGGGGAGTTGCGGCGTGCGCCGACGACCAGCCCGGGGTGATCGCGGTGCATGGCGAGCAGCGTGAAGGCGCCCTCGAGCCGGCCGGCGACGGTGCGGAAGGCCGCCACGAGGTCGCCGCCGTTCGCGCGGTACTCGTGACCGAGCAGCACCGCCGCCACCTCGGTGTCGGTCTCGCTGCGGAACGTGTACCCCACCGCGACGAGCTCCGCCTTCAGCTCCCCGAAGTTCTCGATGATGCCGTTGTGGATGACGGCGAGCCTGTCGTCGTCGGCCAGGTGCGGGTGCGCGTTGCCGTCGGTGGGCCCGCCGTGCGTCGCCCAGCGCGTATGCCCGATGCCGGTCGTGCCGTCGGCGAGCGGGGCGTTCTCGAGGTCGCTCCGCAGCACGCTGAGCTTGCCGGCCCGCTTGCGCATCCCCAGGTCGCCGTTGTCGTCGATGACGGCGATGCCGGCGGAGTCGTAGCCGCGGTACTCCAGGCGCGCGAGGCCCGAGAGAAGGATGCCCTGGCTCTGCCTGGGGCCGACATATCCGACGATTCCGCACATGCGATCGAGTCTAGGCGGCGGATGCTGGGCGTCTCGTCCGCGCCGCCGGGGGGCTCGCCGACGGCGCGTCAGAGCTTGCGCAGCAGCACGCGCTCGACGCCGTGCCGCTCGCCCTTCTGCAGGACGAGCGTCGCACGGTGGCGCGTCGGGAGCACGTTCTCGATGAGGTTCGGCATGTTCGTCTCGGTCCAGTAGCCCATCGCCGTGCGCACGGCGGCCTCGTCGTCGAGATGGGCGAACCTGTTGAAGAACGACGACGGGTTGGCGAACGCCCCCGCCTTCAGCGCGAGGAACCGCTCGACGAACCACTGCGCGATGTGCTCGGCGTCGGCATCCACGTAGATCGAGAAGTCGAACAGGTCGGACACGGCCACCTCGTGGGGCGACGGCGGCGGCTGCAGCACGTTGAGCCCCTCCACGATCACGACATCGGGTCGGCGGACGACGACACTGGCATCGGGGACGATGTCGTAGCGCATGTGCGAGTAGAAGGGAGCCCGCACCTCGGGCGCGCCCGCCTTGACCTCCGACAGGAACCTCACCAGGGCCCGTCGGTCGTACGACTCCGGGAAGCCCTTGCGATCCATCAGGCCGCGCCGCTCGAGCTCCGCGTTGGGGAAGAGAAACCCGTCGGTCGTGACGAGCTCGACCCGCGGCGTTCCCGGCCACCGGCTCATGAGCTCGCGCAGGAGCCGCGCGATCGTGGACTTGCCGACCGCCACCGATCCCGCCACGCCCACCACGAAGGGGGTCGTCGTGTCGGGCTCGCGCAGGAAGCGCGCGGTGTCGGCGCCCAGTCGCTTCGTCGCGGTGGCGTAGAGGCTCAGCAGCCGCGACAGGGGCAGATACACCTCGCGCACCTCGGTCAGGTCGAGGCGGTCGCCGAGTCCTCGCAGCTGCACGACCTCCGCCTCGCTGAGGGGCTGGTCGAGCCCCGAGGCCAGGCGCGCCCACTCCGACCGGTCGATCTGACGGTACGGGCTCGTCGCGTCGTCGCGAGGGGCGGATGCCGCGGCGAGCGCCCGCGCGCCTGCCGCGCCCGGGCGATTCGGCTCCGCGAACGCGGTCACGGCGGTCTCGTCGGTGGGCACGGGGCCATGCTAGTGGCGGCACGCGCACCGCCCGGCTCATCGGCCGGGCGACACGACCGAGCCGGATACCCTTGCGGAGTGCGCTTGGGAGTCCTCGACATCGGCTCGAACACCGTCCACCTGCTCGTCGCCGATGCGAGGCCCGGGGGGCGGCCGCTGGCGACCACGAGCCAGCGCACCGTGCTGCGCCTCATGCGATACCTCACGCCGGAGGGCGCCATCAGCGCGGAGGGCGTCTCGGCGCTCGTGAGAGCCGTCATCGAGAGCAGACGCGTCGCGGCAGAAGAAGGCGTCGACGAGCTGCTCGCGACGGCGACGTCGGCCGTTCGCGAGGCTGCCAACGGCGCCGACGTCATCGCCCGCATCGAGGACGCCCTCGGGCAGCCCCTGCAGGTGCTCGGGGGCGAGACGGAGGCCCGGTTCACGTTCCTCGCGGTGCGTCGCTGGTTCGGCTGGTCGGCCGGGCAGATCCTGCTGTTCGACATCGGCGGCGGCTCGCTCGAGATCGCCTCGGGCGCCGACGAGCTCCCGGATGCCGCGGCATCCGTGCCCCTCGGTGCGGGCCGCATGACGATCGAGTACCTGCCGCAGGACCCGCCCTCGGCGGATCAGATCGACACCCTGCGGCGGCACGCCGCCCGCACGCTCGCGCCGGTGACGGAGCGCTTCTCGTCCGAGCCCCGGCCCGACCACGTCGTCGGCTCGTCGAAGGCGATCCGCTCGCTCGCGAAGCTGGCGGGGTACCCGGTTCCGGGGTGGTCGGGCATCGAGCGGATGGTGCTGCCCCGCCGCGAGCTGAAGGCCTGGATCCCGCGCCTGGCCCGCATCCCCGCTGAGGCGCGCCAGGAGCTGCCGGGCATCACCCCCGACCGCACCTTCCAGATCGTGGCCGGCGCGGTGGTGCTGCACCAGACCATGAAGGCGATGGACGTCGAAGAGCTCGAGGTGAGCCCGTGGGCGCTTCGCGAGGGAGTGCTGCTGCGCTATATCGAGTCCCTCACGTGGGGGTAGGACGCCCCCTGCCCGTCGTCGCTACAGGGCGAGGCGCTCCCGCACGACGGCGGCCAGCGCGTGCGCGTGACGGCGGGCGTCATCCTCGGATGCCGCCTCGACCATGACCCGCACGAGGGGCTCCGTGCCGGAGGGGCGCAGCAGCACCCGACCGGTGTCGCCGAGCTCGGCGGTCGCGGCGGCCACGGCATCCGCGACGCCCTCGTCGGCGCTCGCGCGGGAGCGGTCGACGTCCTTCACGTTCACGAGCACCTGCGGGTACACCGTCATGATCTGCGCGAGCTCGGCAAGAGACCGCTGCTGCCGCGCCATCTCCGCGACCAGGTGGAGCCCCGTCAGGAGCCCGTCGCCCGTCGTGGCGTGGTCGCTCATGATGACGTGACCCGACTGCTCGCCGCCGAGCGAGAACCGGCCGGCGTTCATGCGCTCGAGCACATAGCGGTCCCCGACCGCGGTCTGCTCGACGCGGATGCCGCGCTCGGTCATCGCCCGGTGCAGGCCGAGGTTGCTCATGACCGTCGCCACGAGGGTGTCGCCCGCCAGCAGCCCGCGGCCGTGCATCGACGCGGCGAGGATCGCCATGATCTGGTCGCCGTCGACGACCTTGCCCGCGGCATCCACCGCGAGGCAGCGGTCCGCGTCGCCGTCGTGCGCGATGCCCACGTCGGCGCCGTGGGCGATGACGGCGCGCGCCAGGGCGTCGAGATGCGTCGAGCCGACGCCGTCGTTGATGTTCAGTCCGTCGGGGTCGGCGCCGACGACGATGACGCTCGCGCCCGCGTCGCGGAAGGTCTCGGGCGAGACGCCGGATGCCGCGCCGTGCGCGCAGTCGAGGACCACCGTGATGCCGTCCAGGCGCACGTCCAGCGACGCGAGCAGATGCACGACGTAGCGGTCCTCGGCGTCGGAGAACCGGGTGATGCGGCCGACATCGGCGCCGGTGGGCTGGAGCTTGGGCCCCGTCATCGCCGCCTCGATACGCTGCTCGACCTCGTCGGGGAGCTTGACACCGCCCCGGGCGAAGATCTTGATGCCGTTGTCGGGGGCGGGGTTGTGGGATGCCGAGACCATGACGCCGAAGTCGGCGTCGCGATCGGCGATGAGAAAGGCGAGCGCGGGGGTGGGGAGCACGCCCGCCTCGAGCACGTCCACCCCGGAGGAGGCCAGGCCCGCCGCGACGGCGGCCGTGAGGAACTCCCCGGAGATGCGCGGGTCGCGCGCGACGACCGCCGTGGGGCGCTTACCCGAGGCGCGACGCGCCTCGGCGGTACGGCCCTGGCCCAGGACGACGGCGGTCGCCTGGGCCAGGGTGAGTGCGAGATCGGCGGTGAGGGGGCCGTTGGCCAGCCCCCGCACGCCGTCCGTGCCGAAGAGCGGCATGGGGACGGGCCGCCCGATCAGCGCTTGGAGTACTGCGGGGCCTTGCGGGCCTTCTTGAGACCGGCCTTCTTGCGCTCCTTCACGCGCGCGTCGCGCGAGAGGAAGCCGGCCTTCTTGAGCGTCGGGCGGTTGTGCTCCGCGTCGATCTCGTTGAGGGCGCGGGCGATGCCCAGGCGCAGCGCGCCGGCCTGACCCGAGGGGCCACCGCCCGAGATGCGCGCGATGACGTCGTACGCGCCGGCGAGGCTCAGGACCGTGAAGGGGTCGTTGATCAGCTGCTGGTGCAGCTTGTTCGGGAAGTAGTCCTCGAGCGTGCGCCCGTTGACCGTGATGGTGCCCGAACCGGGAACGAGGCGCACGCGGGCGATGGCCTGCTTGCGGCGGCCCACGGCGGCGCCGGGCACCGAGAGCACGGGGCGCTCGGAGACGGCGGCAACGGCCTCGGCCGGCGTTTCGGTCGAGTAGTTCTGGGGGAGGTCGGTGTTTTCGGAGATCTTCGCCACGAGTGTGTCCTTAGTCTGGGCGGCGCTTACTGGGCGACCTGGTCGAAGGTGTAGGTCTGGGGCTGCTGCGCGGCGTGCGGGTGCTCGGCACCGGCGTACACCTTCAGCTTCGACAGCTGCTGGCGGCCCAGGCTGTTCTTGGGGAGCATGCCGCGCACCGCCTTCTCGACGGCGCGGACCGGGTTCTTCTCGAGGAGCTCGGCGTAGGAGACCGCCTTGAGACCGCCCGGGTAGCCCGAGTGACGGTAGGCCATCTTCTGCTGGAGCTTCTGGCCCGTCAGCGCGACCTTGCCGGCGTTGACGATGACGACGAAGTCGCCGGAGTCGATGTGGTTGGCGAAGGTCGCCTTGTGCTTGCCGCGAAGAAGGGCGGCGGCGTGGCTGGCGAGGCGACCGAGCACGACATCGGTCGCGTCGATGACGATCCAGTCACGCTGGACCTGCCCGGCCTTGGGGGTGAAAGTGCGCGTCACAGTAGTGCTGCTTTCTTGAATCGAACGGAGGAGTTCGTGAATCCCGCTCCGGGGTGCTTCTCGGACGACTGCCCGTGAAGACGCCAGTGGAGGGCTCACGTTCGCGGTACCGGCCAGCAGGGGCCCAGGCACCAAAGATCCAGACTAGTCGTTGCGGCGGGGTTTCGCCAACCGGCCGCCTGGCCGCCGCGCGCGGGAGACCGCCGACCCGCATAACATCTACGCGTGAGACCGCGACGCTTCGTGCGCCTTTCCCCCCGTGCCCGCTCCCGGCGTCGGCTGTGGTGGGTGATCGGCGGCGTCGTGGCGTTCGCCGTCGCGATCGTCGGCGTCGTCGCGACCGTCAAGGTCTCGCACGAGCTCGCCGCATCGCCACCCGCGGTGGGGACGCGCATCGCCGTTCCCGTCGATTCGAAGGCGGCCCGCGCCGCGGCATCCACGTCCGACCCGGAGGAGAAGGCCGCCGCGCAATTCCTCGCCGCCCAGCCCACCGCATACTGGCTCACGCCGGAGGAGACGCCGCCCGGCTCCGCGGGGCAGCGCGTGCAGGACCTGATCGAGTCCAGCCGCGAGCAGGACGCCGCGCTCGTCCTCGTCGTCTACGGACTCCCGGAGCGCGACTGCGGCAACTTCTCCGCGGGTGGGCTCTCACCCGAGGCGTACACGGAATGGATCGAGGAGATCGCGGGGCCGCTGCACGCGGCGGGCGATGTGCGCAAGATCGTCATCGTCGAGCCGGACTCCCTCGCCCTGGCGCCCGAGTGCGGCAATCTCGATCAGCGGCTTCCGGAACTGCGGATGGTCGTCGACCGCCTGGCGTCGACCAACACCTGGCTGTATCTCGACGGCGGACACTCCAACTGGCTTCCCGCGTCCGAGATGGCGGAACTGATCTCCGCGGTGGGCGCGCAGGACGCGGTGCGCGGATTCGCCACCAACGTCTCGAACTTCCAGGCGGATGCCGACGAGTTCGCGTACGCGCGCGAGCTCTCGTCGCTGCTGGGCGGCGCTCACGCCGTCATCGACAGTTCGCGCAACGGGGCGGGGCCCACCGGCGAGTGGTGCAACCCGGCGGGGCGCCTCGTCGGCGAGGCGCCGGGGACCTTCGGGGACGAGGTCGTCGACACCAATCTGTGGATCAAGCCGCCCGGCGAGAGCGACGGCGAGTGCAACGGCGGGCCGCGCGCGGGACAGTGGTGGCCGGATGCCGCGAAGGAGCTGACCCGCGAGGCACGCTGACAGATCGTCGGTCGCCTTCCAACGAGGAGCCGGAACCGCGCGCTACCACTGTGACGGATGTGGCAGAATGACGCTCGACCCAGACCGGGCCGGCTTCCCCAGGGCCGCGCTCGTCCACTTCCCGGGGCCGCGGGGGGGCAGCCATGCCGGAGACTTCACAGCGCGAGACCGCCGTCATCGTCGAGGACGATCCGGATGTCCGTCACCTGCTCGTCGAGGTTCTCGAAGCGGCCGGGTTCTCGACGGTGTCCGTCGGCAACGGCATCGACGGCATCCGGGCGGTGCAGTCCTACCAGCCCCTGATCACGACGCTCGACGTGAACATGCCCGGCATCGACGGGATCGAGGCCGCGCGCCGCATCCGCGCCTCCAGCGACACCTACATCATCATGATCTCGGGACTCGAGGACGAGGCCGACGTGCTGATGGGCCTCGGGGCGGGGGCCGACGACTACATCACCAAGCCGTTCCGTCCACGGGAGTTCCGTGCGCGCATCGACGCGATGCTGCGTCGCCCGAGGGCGACGATCACCTCCGCGCCCCCTCCCCGGCAGCAGGAGCGGTCGGGTCCGTCCTTCCCCGGGGCGCGCCCCGTCGCCCACGGGTGGGTGCCGGCGCCCGGCCACGGCGAGCAGCACCCGCCGGCCGCCTACCCCGTCGCGTACCCCGCCTACGGCGCCGCTCCGGTGACCTTCGCGCCCGCCATCGACGCGCCGGCGGCGCCCGAATCGTCGCAGTCCGCCGCTCCCGCGCCTTCGACGGCGACGCCCGGCGCGGAGGTCGGACCCGTCGCCCCGACGGCGACCGAGACGCCGGCGATCTGGATGACCCACCGCGGTCTCCAACTCAACCCCGAGTCGCGCATCGTGCTCCTCGACGGGGCCGAGGTGGAACTGACGCGCACGGAGTTCGAGCTTCTTGCGACCCTGCTCGAATCGCGCCGCCGCGTGCGGAGCAAGGCCGACCTCACGCTCGTGCTGCGCGGCGAGTCCTACGTCACGTCCTATTACGTCGGCGAGGCCGACAAGCGGGCCGTCGAGGCGCACATGACGAATCTGCGCCGCAAGCTCGGAGACAACCCCACAAGCCCCCGCTTCGTCGAGACGGTACGCGGCGTCGGATACCGGCTGACGGCCGAGTCCGAGGCGCCCGCCGTCTGAGCGACGCGACGACGCACGCGCACCGACCACGGCGAAGGGCCGGATGCCGTGGCATCCGGCCCTTGATGACGACTCCGGCGGTTCCCCCCAAGCCCCGATCGCGAAGCTTCCCCCTCCGCGCGATCGACGGCCCCGACGAGCGTCGTCATCCCGTATGGCCGCTGAGCGGCCGGACGATCCCCCTTCGCCCGGCCGCCTTCGGCCGCGTGCGCGTCATACCCGGTATCCGTACTGACGTCGCACGAGCTTGAAGAACATGAAGAGCGTCTGCACGACCGTCACGATCGCCAGCACCGGCCAACCGACCGCGAGGATCGCCGACTGCACCTCGGTGCCGAGCAGAGACCAGATCACGCCGATCGCGATGACGACTCCGATGCCGACGAACAGCGGGGCCCAGTGCGCGAAGCCGCCGCCCTTCTCGGCCTTGGCCTGAGCCGCCCAGTTGTCCACCTTCTTGCGGGACAGGAAGCTCGTCCACGCGCGGAGGAAGTGGCTGATGCGCACCCACATGTAGAGCTCCGCGGGGATGCCGGTGGCGGCGAACAGGATGTCGCGCTTCGTCTTGTC is a genomic window containing:
- a CDS encoding response regulator transcription factor, whose product is MPETSQRETAVIVEDDPDVRHLLVEVLEAAGFSTVSVGNGIDGIRAVQSYQPLITTLDVNMPGIDGIEAARRIRASSDTYIIMISGLEDEADVLMGLGAGADDYITKPFRPREFRARIDAMLRRPRATITSAPPPRQQERSGPSFPGARPVAHGWVPAPGHGEQHPPAAYPVAYPAYGAAPVTFAPAIDAPAAPESSQSAAPAPSTATPGAEVGPVAPTATETPAIWMTHRGLQLNPESRIVLLDGAEVELTRTEFELLATLLESRRRVRSKADLTLVLRGESYVTSYYVGEADKRAVEAHMTNLRRKLGDNPTSPRFVETVRGVGYRLTAESEAPAV
- the rplM gene encoding 50S ribosomal protein L13 — translated: MTRTFTPKAGQVQRDWIVIDATDVVLGRLASHAAALLRGKHKATFANHIDSGDFVVIVNAGKVALTGQKLQQKMAYRHSGYPGGLKAVSYAELLEKNPVRAVEKAVRGMLPKNSLGRQQLSKLKVYAGAEHPHAAQQPQTYTFDQVAQ
- the glmS gene encoding glutamine--fructose-6-phosphate transaminase (isomerizing) — protein: MCGIVGYVGPRQSQGILLSGLARLEYRGYDSAGIAVIDDNGDLGMRKRAGKLSVLRSDLENAPLADGTTGIGHTRWATHGGPTDGNAHPHLADDDRLAVIHNGIIENFGELKAELVAVGYTFRSETDTEVAAVLLGHEYRANGGDLVAAFRTVAGRLEGAFTLLAMHRDHPGLVVGARRNSPLVIGLGEGENFLGSDVAAFVEHTRRALAIGQDQIVAITPDGVTVTDFFGEAVDVEPFEVTWDASAADKGGWSSFMAKEVSEEPDAVANTLRGRVRDGHVVIPELDGMDELFTNVSRIIVIACGTAAYAGLVGKYALEQWTRIPVDVELAHEFRYRDPVLDPGTLVVSISQSGETMDTLMAVKYARERGAKTLSICNTQGATIPRESDAIVYTHAGPEVAVASTKAFVAQITALYLLGLHIARVRGWARSGTEESMQVLELEAIPGKIARILEREQERIEQLAHWMADTRSVLFLGRHVGYPIALEGALKLKELAYIHAEGFAAGELKHGPIALIEPGQPVFVIVPSPRASADMHKKVVSSIQEIRARGARVIAIAEEGDVAVLPFADEVLRIPLAEPLFEPLLAVVPLHIFAMALATAKGLDVDQPRNLAKSVTVE
- the rpsI gene encoding 30S ribosomal protein S9, whose product is MSENTDLPQNYSTETPAEAVAAVSERPVLSVPGAAVGRRKQAIARVRLVPGSGTITVNGRTLEDYFPNKLHQQLINDPFTVLSLAGAYDVIARISGGGPSGQAGALRLGIARALNEIDAEHNRPTLKKAGFLSRDARVKERKKAGLKKARKAPQYSKR
- a CDS encoding glycoside hydrolase family 6 protein; the protein is MRPRRFVRLSPRARSRRRLWWVIGGVVAFAVAIVGVVATVKVSHELAASPPAVGTRIAVPVDSKAARAAASTSDPEEKAAAQFLAAQPTAYWLTPEETPPGSAGQRVQDLIESSREQDAALVLVVYGLPERDCGNFSAGGLSPEAYTEWIEEIAGPLHAAGDVRKIVIVEPDSLALAPECGNLDQRLPELRMVVDRLASTNTWLYLDGGHSNWLPASEMAELISAVGAQDAVRGFATNVSNFQADADEFAYARELSSLLGGAHAVIDSSRNGAGPTGEWCNPAGRLVGEAPGTFGDEVVDTNLWIKPPGESDGECNGGPRAGQWWPDAAKELTREAR
- the coaA gene encoding type I pantothenate kinase; this encodes MPTDETAVTAFAEPNRPGAAGARALAAASAPRDDATSPYRQIDRSEWARLASGLDQPLSEAEVVQLRGLGDRLDLTEVREVYLPLSRLLSLYATATKRLGADTARFLREPDTTTPFVVGVAGSVAVGKSTIARLLRELMSRWPGTPRVELVTTDGFLFPNAELERRGLMDRKGFPESYDRRALVRFLSEVKAGAPEVRAPFYSHMRYDIVPDASVVVRRPDVVIVEGLNVLQPPPSPHEVAVSDLFDFSIYVDADAEHIAQWFVERFLALKAGAFANPSSFFNRFAHLDDEAAVRTAMGYWTETNMPNLIENVLPTRHRATLVLQKGERHGVERVLLRKL
- a CDS encoding Ppx/GppA phosphatase family protein, whose translation is MRLGVLDIGSNTVHLLVADARPGGRPLATTSQRTVLRLMRYLTPEGAISAEGVSALVRAVIESRRVAAEEGVDELLATATSAVREAANGADVIARIEDALGQPLQVLGGETEARFTFLAVRRWFGWSAGQILLFDIGGGSLEIASGADELPDAAASVPLGAGRMTIEYLPQDPPSADQIDTLRRHAARTLAPVTERFSSEPRPDHVVGSSKAIRSLAKLAGYPVPGWSGIERMVLPRRELKAWIPRLARIPAEARQELPGITPDRTFQIVAGAVVLHQTMKAMDVEELEVSPWALREGVLLRYIESLTWG
- the glmM gene encoding phosphoglucosamine mutase; this encodes MPLFGTDGVRGLANGPLTADLALTLAQATAVVLGQGRTAEARRASGKRPTAVVARDPRISGEFLTAAVAAGLASSGVDVLEAGVLPTPALAFLIADRDADFGVMVSASHNPAPDNGIKIFARGGVKLPDEVEQRIEAAMTGPKLQPTGADVGRITRFSDAEDRYVVHLLASLDVRLDGITVVLDCAHGAASGVSPETFRDAGASVIVVGADPDGLNINDGVGSTHLDALARAVIAHGADVGIAHDGDADRCLAVDAAGKVVDGDQIMAILAASMHGRGLLAGDTLVATVMSNLGLHRAMTERGIRVEQTAVGDRYVLERMNAGRFSLGGEQSGHVIMSDHATTGDGLLTGLHLVAEMARQQRSLAELAQIMTVYPQVLVNVKDVDRSRASADEGVADAVAAATAELGDTGRVLLRPSGTEPLVRVMVEAASEDDARRHAHALAAVVRERLAL